In the genome of Streptomyces collinus, one region contains:
- a CDS encoding FtsB family cell division protein: MAVKDRDRFSTATRIRLLGEQTAARVYRSQTKRQARRSRLTGRAALLALVMCSLIVALAYPMREYVSQRAEIDDLQREQRQARERVERLRDLKARWQDDAYAEQQIRKRLHYVMPGETGFIVIDPHAAKQSRTDLGAADRPWYSNVWDGVDKSDASGQ; encoded by the coding sequence ATGGCCGTGAAGGACCGGGACCGGTTCTCCACCGCGACCAGGATCCGGTTGCTCGGCGAGCAGACCGCGGCCCGGGTCTACCGCTCCCAGACCAAGCGCCAGGCCCGCCGCTCGCGGCTGACCGGCCGGGCCGCGCTGCTCGCCCTGGTGATGTGCTCGCTGATCGTGGCCCTGGCCTACCCGATGCGGGAGTACGTCTCGCAGCGCGCCGAGATCGACGACCTCCAGCGCGAACAGCGGCAGGCCCGTGAGCGCGTCGAACGGCTGCGCGACCTGAAGGCGCGCTGGCAGGACGACGCGTACGCAGAGCAGCAGATCCGGAAGCGGTTGCACTACGTCATGCCGGGGGAGACGGGGTTCATCGTCATCGACCCGCACGCGGCGAAGCAGTCGCGCACCGACCTGGGGGCGGCGGACCGCCCTTGGTACTCCAACGTCTGGGACGGCGTCGACAAGTCCGACGCCTCCGGCCAGTGA
- a CDS encoding ABC transporter permease, whose amino-acid sequence MFRTALRNVLAHKARLLMTVLAVMLGVAFVSGTLVFADTLSNAFRNQSAKSYDDVAVSVTSYADPDDPEQKYGLTGKDLDRMSAVDGVAGVYGRVEGFAGVADPDGKLIGVGWSNKGSNFTPGKDGKDPAYTFTDGSGPVRDDQIALDKDSAAKGEYRVGDRVRVATNGPVKEYTLSGVFTTEDGAVNAGGSLVLFDTAVAQKQYLKPGYFESATVTAAPGANDTRILDAVKPLLPATAEAQTGQALADEQAEQIEQGMGNLKQVLLGFAGIALFVGIFLISNTFTMLVAQRTKEIALMRAVGASRRQITRSVLAEAALVGLVASAVGFVLGIGLAVGLRSGMAAFDMKMPDGPLVLSATPVIAAFAVGVLITTFAAWLPGRRAAKIPPVAAMNSVHAVATTKSLVLRNSVGAAVTALGAVGIVAGASTGGDDGRMYIGAGAFLALIGVIILIPLLSRPVIALVRPLLVGPFGVAGKLAGQNAVRNPRRTGATASALAIGLTLVTGLSVLGVTVGTAIDKMTTDNIKADYMVSMANGGDLDRSALSALEKAKGVSAVSPQQDAYFQLDGKDYVSASAVTPGDIEKVLTVDVVSGSADSLAEGRIAVAEKTAKNRGWKTGDRLPVTFGDDKKATLTVGAVYKDSEFLSPVLVDRKIVDRHETKPSIRQIFVKVDGGQSAANEQVVVDALGDNPAITVMDKQDIRNEFGGAINTLLNVMYGLLAMALIIAVLGVVNTLAMSVFERQQEIGMLRAIGLDRRRVKRMVRLEAVVISVFGAVVGIGLGAFLGWAIGETFADQIPGYALVLPWDRIGIFLVLAGLVGVLAAMWPARNAARLNMLNAIKTE is encoded by the coding sequence ATGTTCCGTACCGCCTTGCGCAACGTGCTCGCGCACAAGGCCCGGTTGCTGATGACCGTGCTCGCCGTGATGCTCGGCGTCGCGTTCGTCTCCGGCACCCTGGTCTTCGCCGACACCCTCTCCAACGCCTTCCGCAACCAGTCGGCGAAGAGCTATGACGACGTCGCCGTCTCCGTCACCTCGTACGCCGACCCGGACGACCCCGAGCAGAAGTACGGCCTGACCGGCAAGGACCTCGACCGGATGTCGGCCGTGGACGGCGTCGCCGGGGTGTACGGCCGCGTCGAGGGCTTCGCCGGGGTCGCCGACCCCGACGGGAAGCTGATCGGCGTCGGCTGGTCCAACAAGGGCTCCAACTTCACCCCCGGCAAGGACGGCAAGGACCCCGCCTACACCTTCACCGACGGCTCGGGCCCGGTGCGGGACGACCAGATCGCCCTGGACAAGGACTCCGCGGCCAAGGGCGAGTACCGGGTCGGCGACCGGGTGCGCGTCGCGACCAACGGCCCGGTGAAGGAGTACACCCTCAGCGGGGTGTTCACCACCGAGGACGGCGCCGTGAACGCCGGCGGCAGCCTCGTCCTCTTCGACACCGCCGTCGCCCAGAAGCAGTACCTCAAGCCGGGCTACTTCGAGAGCGCCACCGTCACCGCCGCCCCCGGCGCGAACGACACGAGGATCCTGGACGCGGTCAAGCCGCTGCTGCCGGCCACCGCCGAGGCGCAGACCGGCCAGGCGCTCGCCGACGAACAGGCCGAGCAGATCGAGCAGGGCATGGGCAACCTCAAGCAGGTCCTGCTCGGCTTCGCGGGCATCGCGCTCTTCGTCGGGATCTTCCTGATCTCCAACACGTTCACGATGCTGGTCGCCCAGCGCACCAAGGAGATCGCCCTGATGCGCGCCGTCGGCGCGTCCCGCAGGCAGATCACCCGCTCGGTGCTGGCCGAGGCCGCGCTGGTGGGTCTGGTCGCCTCGGCCGTCGGCTTCGTCCTCGGCATCGGCCTGGCGGTCGGACTGCGCTCCGGCATGGCCGCCTTCGACATGAAGATGCCGGACGGTCCGCTGGTGCTGTCCGCCACGCCGGTGATCGCGGCGTTCGCGGTGGGCGTGCTGATCACGACGTTCGCCGCCTGGCTGCCCGGCCGCCGGGCCGCGAAGATCCCGCCGGTGGCCGCCATGAACAGCGTCCACGCGGTGGCCACCACCAAGTCCCTGGTGCTGCGCAACTCCGTCGGTGCGGCCGTGACCGCCCTCGGCGCGGTGGGGATCGTGGCGGGTGCCTCGACCGGCGGCGACGACGGCCGGATGTACATCGGGGCGGGCGCGTTCCTCGCGCTGATCGGCGTGATCATCCTGATCCCGCTGCTGTCCCGGCCCGTGATCGCGCTCGTCCGGCCGCTGCTCGTCGGCCCCTTCGGGGTGGCGGGCAAACTGGCCGGCCAGAACGCCGTCCGCAACCCGCGCCGCACCGGAGCCACCGCCTCTGCGCTGGCCATCGGGCTGACGCTGGTGACCGGCCTGTCGGTGCTCGGCGTCACGGTCGGCACGGCCATCGACAAGATGACCACCGACAACATCAAGGCCGACTACATGGTCTCGATGGCCAACGGCGGTGACCTCGACCGGTCCGCGCTGTCGGCCCTGGAGAAGGCGAAGGGCGTGTCCGCGGTCTCACCGCAGCAGGACGCCTACTTCCAGCTCGACGGCAAGGACTACGTGTCCGCCTCGGCGGTCACCCCCGGCGACATCGAGAAGGTCCTGACCGTCGACGTCGTCAGCGGCAGTGCGGACTCCCTCGCCGAGGGCCGGATCGCGGTCGCCGAGAAGACGGCGAAGAACAGGGGCTGGAAGACCGGCGACAGGCTCCCCGTCACCTTCGGCGACGACAAGAAGGCCACGCTGACGGTCGGCGCCGTCTACAAGGACAGCGAGTTCCTCTCCCCCGTGCTCGTCGACCGGAAGATCGTGGACCGGCACGAGACGAAGCCGTCCATCCGGCAGATCTTCGTCAAGGTCGACGGCGGCCAGTCCGCGGCGAACGAGCAGGTCGTCGTCGACGCGCTGGGCGACAACCCGGCGATCACCGTGATGGACAAGCAGGACATCCGCAACGAGTTCGGCGGCGCCATCAACACCCTGCTCAACGTCATGTACGGCCTGCTGGCGATGGCCCTGATCATCGCGGTGCTGGGTGTCGTCAACACCCTCGCGATGTCGGTCTTCGAACGGCAGCAGGAGATCGGCATGCTGCGCGCCATCGGTCTGGACCGGCGCCGGGTGAAGCGGATGGTCCGGCTGGAGGCCGTGGTCATCTCGGTGTTCGGCGCGGTGGTCGGCATCGGTCTCGGGGCGTTCCTCGGCTGGGCGATCGGCGAGACCTTCGCGGACCAGATCCCGGGCTACGCGCTGGTACTGCCCTGGGACCGGATCGGAATCTTCCTGGTGCTGGCCGGTCTGGTGGGTGTCCTGGCCGCGATGTGGCCGGCCCGCAACGCCGCCCGGCTGAACATGCTGAACGCGATCAAGACCGAGTGA
- a CDS encoding class I SAM-dependent methyltransferase, with product MADAAPRLQGLFTQLLGAPLPVRIRAWDGSQAGPPGAPALVVRNRRALRRLLWKPGELGLARAWVAGDLDIEGDLYTTLDLLAGLIWERGEDARTLAQALRDPEVRAAVRGLVRLAGPPLPPAPPREEARSPRRHLHTKRTDRRAISHHYDVGNDFYEIVLGPSMVYSCAYWPTPDSTLEQAQRDKLELVCRKLGLRPGLRLLDVGCGWGSLAIHAAREHGVNVVGVTLSQEQAAYARKRVAGEGLTDKVEIRVQDYRDVRDGPYDVVSSIGMAEHVGAERYLEYADDLYNLLKPGGRLLNHQIARRPQRDESTYSVDAFIDSYVFPDGELQPIGSTVAQLERAGFEVRDVEAIREHYALTLRQWVSRLEADWQRAVQLAGPGRARVWRLYMAASALAFERNRIGVNQVLAVRAPESGASGMPLRARTWGAPGRD from the coding sequence ATGGCAGACGCCGCGCCGCGGCTGCAGGGCCTCTTCACACAGTTGCTGGGAGCGCCGCTCCCGGTGCGCATCCGCGCCTGGGACGGTTCGCAGGCCGGCCCGCCGGGCGCGCCGGCCCTGGTCGTACGCAATCGCCGTGCGCTGCGCCGCCTGCTGTGGAAGCCGGGCGAACTGGGCCTGGCCCGCGCCTGGGTGGCGGGGGACCTCGACATCGAGGGCGACCTCTACACGACCCTCGATCTGCTGGCGGGTCTCATCTGGGAGCGCGGCGAGGACGCCCGTACCCTCGCCCAGGCGCTGCGCGACCCCGAGGTCCGCGCCGCCGTCCGCGGACTGGTCAGGCTCGCCGGCCCCCCGCTGCCACCCGCCCCGCCCCGCGAAGAGGCCCGCAGCCCCCGCCGCCACCTGCACACCAAGCGCACCGACCGCCGCGCCATCAGCCACCACTACGACGTCGGCAACGACTTCTACGAGATCGTCCTCGGCCCGTCCATGGTGTACTCCTGCGCCTACTGGCCCACCCCGGACAGCACCCTCGAACAGGCCCAGCGGGACAAGCTCGAACTCGTCTGCCGCAAGCTCGGTCTGAGACCCGGCCTGCGGCTGCTCGACGTCGGCTGCGGCTGGGGCTCCCTGGCCATCCACGCCGCCCGCGAGCACGGCGTGAACGTCGTCGGCGTCACGCTCTCCCAGGAGCAGGCCGCCTACGCCCGCAAGCGCGTCGCCGGCGAGGGGCTTACCGACAAGGTCGAGATCCGCGTCCAGGACTACCGCGACGTCCGCGACGGACCCTACGACGTGGTCTCCTCCATCGGCATGGCCGAACACGTCGGCGCCGAGCGGTACCTGGAGTACGCCGACGACCTGTACAACCTGCTCAAGCCCGGCGGACGGCTCCTGAACCACCAGATCGCCCGCCGCCCGCAGCGCGACGAGTCGACGTACAGCGTCGACGCCTTCATCGACTCCTACGTCTTCCCCGACGGCGAGCTCCAGCCGATCGGCAGCACCGTGGCCCAGTTGGAGCGCGCCGGGTTCGAGGTGCGCGACGTCGAGGCCATCCGCGAGCACTACGCCCTCACCCTGCGCCAGTGGGTGTCCCGCCTGGAGGCCGACTGGCAGCGTGCCGTCCAGCTGGCCGGCCCCGGCCGCGCCCGCGTCTGGCGCCTGTACATGGCGGCGTCCGCGCTGGCCTTCGAGCGCAACCGCATCGGCGTCAACCAGGTCCTGGCCGTCCGGGCGCCGGAGTCGGGCGCCTCCGGGATGCCGTTGCGGGCCCGCACCTGGGGGGCGCCCGGCCGCGATTGA
- a CDS encoding NAD(P)/FAD-dependent oxidoreductase — MSTTERPRILVVGGGYVGLYAARRIQKKMRYGEATVTVVDPRSYMTYQPFLPEAAAGNISPRHVVVPLRRVLPKAEVLTGRVTTIDQDRKVATVSPLVGEAYELPFDYLVIALGAVSRTFPIPGLAEQGIGMKGVEEAIGLRNHVLEQLDKADSTTDEEIRRKALTFVFVGGGFAGAETIGEVEDMARDAAKYYKNVSREDMRFILVDAADKILPEVGPKLGKYGKEHLEGRGVEVYLSTSMDSCVDGHVVLKNGLEVDSSTIVWTAGVKPNPALARYGLPLGPRGHVDCEPTLQVKGTDYIWAAGDNAQVPDLVGRKAGNENAWCPPNAQHALRQAKVLGDNVVSGMRGFPQKDYAHANKGAVAGLGLHKGVAMIVMGKMKIKLKGRLAWYMHRGYHGLAMPTWNRKIRVFADWTLAMFLKREVVSLGAMETPREEFYEAAKPAPIAAAPKEKTEEKAKAS; from the coding sequence ATGAGCACCACGGAGCGTCCCAGGATCCTCGTAGTAGGCGGTGGGTACGTAGGCCTGTACGCAGCTCGGCGCATCCAGAAGAAGATGCGCTACGGCGAGGCGACCGTCACGGTCGTCGACCCCCGGTCGTACATGACCTACCAGCCCTTCCTCCCCGAAGCCGCCGCCGGCAACATCTCCCCGCGCCACGTCGTCGTCCCGCTGCGACGCGTGCTGCCCAAGGCGGAGGTTCTCACCGGCCGGGTCACCACCATCGACCAGGACCGCAAGGTCGCCACGGTCTCCCCGCTGGTCGGCGAGGCCTACGAGCTGCCCTTCGACTACCTGGTGATCGCGCTCGGCGCGGTCTCCCGCACCTTCCCGATCCCCGGCCTCGCCGAGCAGGGCATCGGCATGAAGGGCGTCGAGGAGGCCATCGGCCTGCGCAACCACGTCCTGGAGCAGCTGGACAAGGCCGACTCCACCACCGACGAGGAGATCCGCCGCAAGGCGCTCACCTTCGTCTTCGTGGGCGGCGGCTTCGCCGGTGCGGAGACCATCGGCGAGGTCGAGGACATGGCCCGCGACGCCGCGAAGTACTACAAGAACGTGTCCCGTGAGGACATGCGCTTCATCCTGGTCGACGCCGCCGACAAGATCCTCCCCGAGGTCGGTCCCAAGCTCGGCAAGTACGGCAAGGAGCACCTCGAAGGCCGCGGCGTCGAGGTCTACCTGTCCACCTCCATGGACTCCTGCGTCGACGGCCACGTCGTGCTGAAGAACGGCCTGGAGGTCGACTCCAGCACCATCGTCTGGACCGCCGGCGTCAAGCCCAACCCGGCCCTGGCCCGCTACGGCCTGCCGCTGGGCCCCCGCGGTCACGTCGACTGCGAGCCGACCCTCCAGGTCAAGGGCACCGACTACATCTGGGCCGCCGGCGACAACGCCCAGGTCCCGGACCTCGTCGGCCGCAAGGCGGGCAACGAGAACGCCTGGTGCCCGCCCAACGCCCAGCACGCGCTGCGCCAGGCCAAGGTCCTCGGCGACAACGTCGTGTCCGGCATGCGGGGCTTCCCGCAGAAGGACTACGCCCACGCCAACAAGGGCGCGGTGGCCGGTCTCGGCCTCCACAAGGGCGTCGCGATGATCGTCATGGGCAAGATGAAGATCAAGCTCAAGGGCCGTCTCGCCTGGTACATGCACCGTGGCTACCACGGTCTGGCGATGCCGACCTGGAACCGCAAGATCCGCGTCTTCGCCGACTGGACCCTGGCGATGTTCCTCAAGCGCGAGGTCGTCTCCCTCGGCGCGATGGAGACGCCGCGCGAGGAGTTCTACGAGGCCGCCAAGCCGGCCCCGATCGCCGCCGCGCCGAAGGAGAAGACCGAGGAGAAGGCCAAGGCCTCCTGA
- a CDS encoding DUF501 domain-containing protein: METPPPTTPRTEPTDADVEAFKQQLGRPPRGLRAIAHRCPCGQPDVVETAPRLPDGTPFPTLYYLTCPRAASAIGTLEANGVMKEMTERLASDPELAAAYRAAHEDYIRRRDEIEELKNFPSAGGMPDRVKCLHVLVGHSLAAGPGVNPLGDEAIAMLPEWWRKGPCVTPVEEDAQ, translated from the coding sequence ATGGAAACGCCCCCGCCGACCACCCCGCGCACCGAGCCCACCGACGCGGACGTCGAGGCCTTCAAACAGCAGCTCGGCCGGCCCCCGCGCGGTCTGCGCGCGATCGCCCACCGCTGCCCGTGCGGACAGCCGGACGTCGTCGAGACGGCCCCGCGGCTGCCGGACGGGACGCCGTTCCCCACGCTGTACTACCTGACCTGCCCGCGCGCCGCCTCGGCGATCGGCACGCTGGAGGCCAACGGGGTGATGAAGGAGATGACCGAGCGGCTGGCCTCGGACCCGGAGCTGGCGGCGGCGTACCGGGCCGCGCACGAGGACTACATCCGGCGGCGCGACGAGATCGAGGAGCTGAAGAACTTCCCGAGCGCGGGCGGTATGCCGGACCGGGTGAAGTGCCTGCACGTGCTGGTGGGCCACTCGCTGGCCGCCGGCCCCGGGGTGAACCCGCTCGGCGACGAGGCGATCGCGATGCTGCCCGAGTGGTGGCGCAAGGGCCCGTGCGTGACGCCCGTCGAGGAGGACGCCCAGTGA
- a CDS encoding DUF4287 domain-containing protein, with protein MSQVFSEETHRNMLARIPHCTGREISDWLRTVEDGPSLFRFEEKVSWLRHEHNLAYGHAKAIIHEYDLRRAARKLL; from the coding sequence ATGTCCCAAGTCTTCTCCGAAGAGACCCATCGCAACATGCTCGCCCGCATCCCGCACTGCACCGGTCGTGAGATCTCCGACTGGTTGCGGACCGTCGAGGACGGCCCGTCACTCTTCCGCTTCGAGGAAAAAGTCAGCTGGCTCCGGCACGAACACAACCTCGCGTACGGCCACGCCAAGGCGATCATCCACGAGTACGACCTGAGGAGGGCCGCGCGCAAACTGCTCTAG
- a CDS encoding Bax inhibitor-1/YccA family protein: protein MRSRNPVFSRRGFSRDNGYAGFNTAPQAGGPAVATQGNPYAQPTGDQYAQNPYAQNPYAQQDLQHGAPPQAPATTGRMTIDDVVLRTASTLGVLIVTAALSWALLPVDDANISRSYGIGIGAALIGMVLAFVQSFKRKASPALILTYAAFEGVFLGVISNIVDNRIADGAAMQAVIGTMAVFAGVLIAYKAGWIRVNRRFYGFVMAAALGFILLMTVNLLFAVFGGGDGLGFRSGALGVVFGVIGIILGACFLALDFKQVEDGVAYGAPREEAWLAAFGLTLTLVWIYLEFLRLISILNSSD from the coding sequence ATGAGGAGCAGAAACCCGGTCTTCTCGCGACGGGGGTTCAGCCGCGACAACGGCTACGCGGGCTTCAACACCGCGCCGCAGGCCGGGGGTCCCGCTGTCGCCACCCAGGGCAACCCGTACGCGCAGCCGACGGGCGACCAGTACGCGCAGAACCCGTACGCGCAGAACCCTTACGCCCAGCAGGACCTGCAGCACGGCGCGCCGCCGCAGGCACCGGCCACCACCGGCCGGATGACCATCGACGACGTCGTCCTGCGCACGGCGAGCACGCTCGGCGTGCTCATCGTCACCGCGGCGCTCTCCTGGGCGCTGCTGCCGGTCGACGACGCCAACATCAGCCGCAGCTACGGCATCGGCATCGGTGCCGCGCTGATCGGCATGGTCCTGGCGTTCGTGCAGTCCTTCAAGCGCAAGGCCTCGCCCGCGCTGATCCTGACGTACGCCGCGTTCGAGGGTGTCTTCCTCGGCGTCATCTCCAACATCGTCGACAACCGCATCGCCGACGGTGCGGCCATGCAGGCCGTGATCGGCACCATGGCGGTCTTCGCCGGTGTGCTGATCGCCTACAAGGCCGGCTGGATCCGCGTCAACCGCCGCTTCTACGGCTTCGTGATGGCGGCCGCGCTCGGCTTCATCCTGCTGATGACCGTGAACCTGCTGTTCGCGGTGTTCGGCGGCGGTGACGGCCTCGGCTTCCGCAGTGGTGCCCTCGGCGTCGTCTTCGGCGTCATCGGCATCATCCTCGGCGCCTGCTTCCTCGCCCTGGACTTCAAGCAGGTCGAGGACGGCGTCGCCTACGGCGCTCCGCGCGAGGAGGCCTGGCTCGCGGCCTTCGGCCTCACGCTGACGCTGGTGTGGATCTACCTGGAGTTCCTGAGGCTCATCTCGATCCTCAACAGCAGCGACTAG
- a CDS encoding Ppx/GppA phosphatase family protein, with product MTRVAAVDCGTNSIRLLVADADPATGELTDLDRRMTIVRLGQGVDRTGRLAPEALQRTFAACREYAGIIKEHGAERLRFVATSASRDAENRDEFVRGVLDILGVEPEVISGDQEAAFSFTGATKELTGRDHLPKPYLVVDIGGGSTEFVVGDDRVRAARSVDIGCVRMTERHLVRDGAVSDPPSAEQIAAMRADIEAALDLAEQTVPLREARTLVGLAGSVTTVSAIAQELPEYDSQAIHHSRVSHDRVREITEWLLRSTHAERAAVPSMHPGRVDVIGAGALVLLSIMERIGAEEVVVSEHDILDGIAWSVA from the coding sequence GTGACCCGTGTCGCCGCCGTGGACTGCGGTACGAACTCCATCCGCCTCCTGGTCGCCGACGCCGACCCGGCGACCGGCGAGCTGACCGACCTGGACCGCCGGATGACGATCGTCCGGCTCGGGCAGGGCGTCGACCGCACCGGCCGGCTCGCCCCCGAGGCACTCCAGCGGACCTTCGCGGCGTGCCGCGAGTACGCCGGGATCATCAAGGAGCACGGGGCGGAGCGGCTGCGGTTCGTGGCGACCTCCGCCTCCCGGGACGCCGAGAACCGGGACGAGTTCGTGCGCGGGGTGCTGGACATCCTGGGCGTCGAGCCCGAGGTGATCTCCGGGGACCAGGAGGCCGCGTTCTCCTTCACCGGTGCCACCAAGGAGCTGACCGGGCGGGACCACCTCCCCAAGCCCTACCTGGTGGTGGACATCGGCGGCGGCTCGACCGAGTTCGTCGTGGGCGACGACCGGGTCCGCGCGGCCCGCTCGGTGGACATCGGCTGTGTCCGCATGACCGAGCGGCACCTCGTCCGGGACGGGGCGGTGAGCGACCCGCCGTCCGCGGAGCAGATCGCGGCGATGCGGGCCGACATCGAGGCCGCGCTCGACCTCGCCGAGCAGACGGTCCCGCTGCGCGAGGCGCGCACGCTGGTCGGCCTGGCCGGTTCGGTGACGACCGTGTCGGCGATCGCCCAGGAGCTGCCCGAGTACGACTCGCAGGCCATCCACCACTCCCGCGTCTCCCACGACCGGGTCCGCGAGATCACCGAGTGGCTGCTGCGCTCCACCCACGCCGAGCGCGCGGCCGTGCCGTCCATGCACCCGGGCCGGGTCGACGTGATCGGGGCGGGCGCCCTCGTCCTCCTGTCGATCATGGAGCGGATCGGTGCTGAGGAGGTCGTCGTGAGCGAGCACGACATCCTCGACGGCATCGCGTGGTCGGTCGCCTAG
- a CDS encoding 4-hydroxybenzoate 3-monooxygenase — MRTTVGIIGAGPAGLLLARLLHNAGIDSVVLESRDRAYVERRQRAGILEQGTADVLRAAGAGERMDREGLRHDGIELRFDRTRHRVDFPALTGGRSVMVYAQTEVCKDLIALQLREGGPLLFEAEALAVEDAGTDTPRIRFRHEGREDVLECSYVVGCDGFWGVARKAIPAGLTQVFERTYPFGWLGILADVPPSHDELVYARHERGFALLSMRSPAVSRLYLQVPDGTDPGAWGDDEIWDELERRFETADDWYLQRGPITQKTVTPMRSYVHEPMRHGRLFLAGDAAHIVPPTGAKGLNLAAGDVVTFARALVHQQETGSPELLDAYSRTCLRRVWQAERFSYDMTTLLHRAPGATAFEDRLQLARLERIASSRAAETDLAEAYTGFPFG, encoded by the coding sequence ATGCGTACCACCGTCGGCATCATCGGAGCGGGCCCGGCCGGCCTCCTCCTCGCCCGGCTGCTCCACAACGCCGGCATCGACTCCGTCGTCCTGGAGAGCCGTGACCGTGCCTACGTGGAGCGGCGGCAGCGGGCCGGGATCCTGGAGCAGGGCACGGCGGACGTGCTGCGCGCGGCCGGGGCCGGGGAGCGCATGGACCGCGAAGGGCTGCGCCACGACGGCATCGAACTGCGCTTCGACCGCACGCGCCACCGCGTCGACTTCCCCGCGCTCACCGGCGGCCGGTCCGTGATGGTCTACGCCCAGACCGAGGTGTGCAAGGACCTCATCGCCCTTCAGCTCCGCGAGGGCGGACCCCTCCTCTTCGAGGCCGAGGCGCTGGCCGTGGAGGACGCCGGCACCGACACCCCGCGGATCCGCTTCCGGCACGAGGGCCGCGAGGACGTCCTGGAGTGCTCCTACGTCGTCGGCTGCGACGGCTTCTGGGGCGTGGCCCGCAAGGCGATCCCCGCCGGTCTGACCCAGGTCTTCGAACGGACGTACCCCTTCGGCTGGCTCGGCATCCTCGCCGACGTGCCGCCCTCGCACGACGAGCTCGTCTACGCCCGCCACGAGCGCGGCTTCGCCCTGCTCTCCATGCGCTCGCCGGCCGTCTCCCGCCTCTACCTCCAGGTGCCCGACGGCACCGACCCCGGGGCATGGGGCGACGACGAGATCTGGGACGAGCTGGAGCGCCGGTTCGAGACCGCCGACGACTGGTACCTCCAGCGCGGCCCGATCACCCAGAAGACGGTCACCCCCATGCGCTCCTACGTCCACGAGCCCATGCGCCACGGCCGCCTCTTCCTCGCCGGCGACGCCGCGCACATCGTGCCGCCGACCGGGGCGAAGGGGCTGAACCTCGCCGCCGGCGACGTCGTCACCTTCGCCCGGGCCCTCGTCCACCAGCAGGAGACCGGATCACCCGAGCTGCTCGACGCCTACTCGCGGACCTGCCTGCGCCGCGTCTGGCAGGCCGAACGGTTCTCCTACGACATGACGACCCTGCTGCACCGCGCACCCGGCGCGACGGCCTTCGAGGACCGGCTCCAGCTCGCCAGGCTGGAGCGGATCGCCTCCTCCCGCGCCGCCGAGACGGACCTGGCGGAGGCGTACACGGGCTTCCCCTTCGGATGA
- a CDS encoding ABC transporter ATP-binding protein, with product MTTAPLTDRATTAAARATDLSKIYGQGETQVVALDRVSVDFRQAEFTAIMGPSGSGKSTLMHCVAGLDSFSSGSVRIGDTELGSLKDKQLTKLRRDKIGFIFQAFNLLPTLTALENITLPMDIAGRKPDKQWLDSVIRMVGLADRLGHRPSQLSGGQQQRVAVARALASRPEIIFGDEPTGNLDSRSGAEVLGFLRNSVRELGQTVVMVTHDPVAAAYADRVIFLADGRVVDEMHGPTADSVLDRMKAFDAKGRTS from the coding sequence GTGACCACCGCACCCCTCACCGACCGGGCCACCACCGCGGCCGCGCGCGCCACGGATCTGTCGAAGATCTACGGACAGGGTGAGACCCAGGTGGTCGCCCTGGACCGGGTCTCCGTGGACTTCCGGCAGGCGGAGTTCACCGCGATCATGGGCCCCTCCGGGTCCGGCAAGTCCACGCTGATGCACTGCGTGGCCGGCCTCGACTCCTTCTCCTCGGGATCGGTGCGCATAGGCGACACCGAGCTCGGGTCCCTGAAGGACAAGCAGCTGACCAAGCTGCGCCGGGACAAGATCGGTTTCATCTTCCAGGCGTTCAACCTGCTGCCGACCCTGACGGCCCTGGAGAACATCACCCTTCCGATGGACATCGCGGGGCGCAAGCCGGACAAGCAGTGGCTGGACTCCGTCATCCGGATGGTCGGCCTGGCGGACCGGCTCGGCCACCGCCCGTCCCAGCTCTCCGGCGGCCAGCAGCAGCGCGTCGCCGTGGCCCGGGCGCTGGCCTCCCGGCCCGAGATCATCTTCGGCGACGAGCCCACCGGAAACCTCGACTCGCGCTCTGGCGCCGAGGTGCTGGGCTTCCTGCGCAACTCCGTGCGCGAACTGGGCCAGACGGTGGTGATGGTGACGCACGATCCGGTGGCCGCCGCCTACGCGGACCGGGTGATCTTCCTGGCGGACGGCCGGGTCGTCGACGAGATGCACGGGCCGACGGCCGACTCCGTCCTCGACCGCATGAAGGCGTTCGACGCCAAGGGCCGCACCAGCTGA